The window AAGAGCTTAAGACGCTATGAAGTTCTTATTCCCAGTGTAGCAGCCGGCCGAAAGGCCGTCAAGAGAAAAAAGCAAACCTCAGGGATAAGCAATCGTTGACACCGCCTTACTGTTTCGGCGCAGAAGCGAATCGCCGAGGATGTGTCCGATCTGCGCGCGCGGGTGGCTTCCCTGGGAAAAATGCTCCAGGATGTTCAATGAACCGGTGGGGCGGCGAAAGAAAAAACGGCGGTTACTTGCCGGATCGAGGTTCAAGTATTCTAAAATGACGCCGAACGGGAAGCAAGCTTAAGGAGATCTCCTGGCAGGCGGTAAAGGAATACTTCCTGGCACAACAAAAGCGTTTGCTGAACGAAGTCAAAACATAGCGTCCCGCCGCGTCTTGGCGACGGGCAAACCACGGCCGTCGACAGCGCCCCGGTGGTCGTCCCGCCCGGCCGCACCTTCGTCCCCCCGCGCCCCCCGTGCTTCTTTTCTTGACCGTATTGGCAATTCTTTGTATAATTTAGAAGCGCCACGAGGGGGTTTGCCTCAGTGAACAGCAATGAAATCCGCAGGCGCTTTTTGGAGTTCTTCGCCGCCCGGGGACACCGGGTGGTTCCGAGCGCGTCCCTGATTCCGGGCAACGACCCAACGCTCTTGTGGACGTCGGCCGGAATGGTGCCTTTTAAGCCGTATTTCACCGGTGTGGCCACCCCCGAGTTTCGGCGGGCGGTGACCTGCCAAAAGTGCCTGCGCACCCCGGACATTGAAATGGTGGGCAAAACGGCGCGCCACCATACCTTTTTCGAAATGCTCGGCAACTTCTCCTTCGGCGACTATTTCAAAGAGCACGCCATTCCCTGGGCGTGGGAATTCGTCACCCGGGACCTCGGGCTGGAGCCGGAACACTTGTGGATATCCATTTACCTGGATGATGACGAGGCCTTCAATCATTGGCGCGGCCTGGGCCTGCCCGCGGAACGGATCGTACGCCTGGGCCGGGATACGAACTTCTGGGAGATCGGTGTCGGCCCCTGCGGCCCCTGTTCGGAGATCTACTACGACCGCGGACCGGCGCACGGATGTGAAAACGACCCCTGCGGTCCGGGTTGCGACTGCGACCGCTGGCTGGAAATTTGGAACCTCGTGTTCATCCAGTATTTCCGCAATGAGGCGCACGCCTACTCCCCCCTGGAAAGCCCGGGCATTGACACCGGGATGGGACTGGAACGGGTGGCGTCCGTACTCCAGGGCGTGGATACCAACTTTGACACCGACCTGTTCCGCGGTCTGATCGACTACACGGCCGGAGTGCTGGGCGTGCGGTACGGCAGCGGTACTGCCGGAGACGAGGCCCTGAAGGTCATTGCCGACCACGCCCGGGCCGTTACCTTCGCGGTCGCCGACGGGGTGCTGCCCTCCAACGAGGGCCGTGGCTACGTCATTCGCCGCCTGTTGCGCCGGGCCGTCCGAAAGGCGCTGCTCTTGGGCCGGGAAGAGCCGTTCCTGGAAGGGGTGGCGCTCAAGGTGATCGAACAGATGGCTGCTGCCTATCCGGACCTCGCGGCCGCGCGGGACAGTGTGCGCAAAGTCGTTCGTTTTGAGGAGGAACGTTTCCGCCAGACCCTGACCCAGGGGAACGAAATCATCGGCCGCCTGATCGCCGAGGCCCGGGCCGAAAACCGGCCCGCGCTCGAGGGAGCCGCAGCCTTCCAGCTCTACGACACGTACGGTTTTCCCCTTGAGTTGACGCGGGAGATCTCTGCCGAACAGGGCCTGGCGGTGGACGAAGCCGGGTTTGAGGCGGCGCTGAAGGCCCAGCAGCAAAAAGCCCGCTCCAGCCGCAAGGAAACCAGGTACGTGGAGGAACGGGAGACTTTCTTCCGGAACCTGCGTGACCAGATCGGCGCGACGCGGTTCGTGGGGTACGAGCAGTTGGAGGCCGACGCCGGCGTAACGGCCCTGGTCCGCGACGGGCAACGCGTGCCTGCGGCCGGTTCCGGGGAACTGGTCAGCCTGGTGGTGGACTCCACCCCGTGCTACGCCGAGTCCGGCGGCCAAGCCGGAGACCACGGCTTGATTGAGGGGGAAAACGTCCGGGGCCGGATCACGGATACCTTCGCCCCGGTGGAAGGGCTCCACGTTCACGAGGTAGCGGTGGAGCAAGGCATACTGGAGGAAGGTGTGCGCGTCCGAATTCTCGTGGACGGCACCAGACGCCGGAAAATCTGCCGGAACCACACGGCCACGCACCTTTTGCACCGCACTCTGAAGGCGGTCCTCGGCGCCCACGTCAACCAGGCCGGCTCCATGGTGGCCCCGGAGCGCCTCCGGTTTGACTTTACCCACCTGCAGCCGCTTTCAGAGGCGGAACTCGCCGAAGTGGAGCACCGGATCAACGAGATCGTGCTTTCCAACATGAAGGTGGAGAGTTTTCAGGTGTCCTTCGACCGGGCCCGGGAACTGGGGGCGGTCGCCCTGTTTGGAGAGAAGTACGGGGACCTGGTCCGCGTGGTGGAGATCGCTCCTGATCCTTTGCGGACAGCGCGGACAGTGATGAACCTCGGGGGCGCAAGTCCATCAACGAGGCCGGGCCCCGACCCGGGCCCCGACCCGGGCCTCGACCTTGACGATGAGACCGCCGTTGCCGGCCGCGGCGCCGCGGACGAACGGATATCGCTCGTTGTCGGCCGTAGCGCCGCGGACGAACGGATATCGCTGGAACTTTGCGGCGGCACTCACGTGCGGTCCACGGCGGAGATCGGGCCGGTGAAGATCACCGCGGAAAGCAGTGTCGGGGCTGGATTAAGGCGGCTTGAAGCCGTTACCGGCAGCGAAGCGTTGACGTTTCTGAATTCCCAAATCCGGCAGTTGCACCGGATCGCTCAGGCGGTGCGGGCTCCGGTGTCCGAAGTGGCGGCACACGTCGAGCGGCTGCTTGACGAGCAGAAAAAACTGGAACGCGAAAACGAACAGTTGCAGGACCGTTTACAAATTTACGAGGTCAAGGAACTCCTGGACCGGGCGGGCACCCACGAAGGAGTGCGCATCCTGACGACCAGCGTCCGGGCGCGCGATATGGCCGAGTTGCGCAGTATGCTGGACCTCTTGCGCGAGCGGCTGGGCTCGGCGGTGATCGTACTCGGCTCGGCGGTGAACGGCAAGGTGAGCCTGGTGGCGTCCGTGTCGCGGGACCTGGTGTCCCGTGGACTGCATGCCGGGGCGATCATAAAGGAGGCGGCGGCGGTGGCCGGAGGCGGCGGCGGCGGCCGGCCCGAAATGGCCCAGGCCGGCGGCAAGCATCCCGAGAAGCTGGCGGAGGCCCTGGAAAAGGCGCGCCAAATGGTTCTGCGCCGGGTGGACGACGGTTCGGCCCAGGTTGATCCGGCATCCCTTGGCCCGGACCACGGTGACCCCAGTGACCCCAGCTAATGCCGCGGCAATGCACACCGCTCCCGAGGCTGCTTTTAGACAAGCCATGCCGCACGCGGCACCACTTAGGATGAAAATCACCTAAACCGCCGCTCGGTGTTTTCGGAGCAGGGACGGGTTCAAAGAGGAAATCCTTGCCGCGTGGAGAACATGACCGACAAGTTTCGTAAACGGGAGGGTTCAAAGGTGACGCACCCCGAATTCCCGGACCGGACGGTCCGGTTTGAGCGGAAGGCGGAAGAGATCAATGCGGCCTACGAAATCCTCTTGGTCGTGCATCAGGCCTTGAAAGACAAGGGCTACAACCCCATCAACCAGATTGTCGGGTATCTGTTGTCCGGCGATCCTTCCTACATCACCAGTCACCGGAACGCTCGAAACCTGATCCGGCGTCTCGAACGGGACGAGTTGTTGGAGGAGTTGGTCAAAAGCTACCTGGCGCGTCAAAGCCCTGTCGGGGAGTAGTCCTTCACGACGATCTATCGTTGCTCATGCGGGAACGAAAATATCATCAAGATTCTATTTTCGAGGGGGGCTTCAGCTTGTGCGGTCCGGACCGGGGACGATGGAGTATCGTCAACTGGGGCGCACCGGACTCAAGGTTTCACGGCTTTGCTTCGGTTCCCTCACGCTGAGCCCGTTGCAGGCCGGCCTCCCGGTCCCGGAAGCCGCCAGGGTGATGCGCCGGGCCTTTGACCGCGGCGTCAACTTCATTGATACGGCTGAACTGTACCAGAACTACGACCAGATCCGCAGCGCCATCGAGGGCCTGGGAGACGGCGTTCTGGTCGCCACCAAGAGCTACGCCCACCGGCGGGACCAGATGGAAAAGAGCCTCGTGCTGGCCCTGCGTGCCCTGAAGCGGGACCACATCGACGTTTTTTTGCTGCACGAGCAAGAATCGGCACTCACCCTGCGGGGACACCGCGAGGCGCTTGAATACCTGGCCCAAGCCCGGCAGAAGGGCTTGGTGCGCGCGGTGGGCATTTCCACCCACCACGTGGCCGGGGTGGAAGCCGCCACCGCCGACCCGAACGTCCAGGTGATTCACCCGGTCATCAACCGGCTCGGTATCGGGATCCGCGACGGGGACACCGGGGCGATGCTGCGGGCCATCCGGACGGCGGCCCAAAACGGCAAGGGCTTGTACGGCATGAAGGTCCTGGGCGGCGGGCACCTGTTGGCAGACGCCGAAGCCGCCTTAAAGTTCGCCATCGGCATCCGGGACTTGGACTCCGTGGCGGTGGGCATGCAGACCACCCTGGAAGTTGAGTGCAACGTGCGCCTCTTTTCCGGCCAGGTGGTCCCGGACGGGCTGCGGCGGATTGTAGGGCGCCGGCCGCGCCGCCTTTTGGTGGAGCACTGGTGTCTCGCCTGCGGGGAATGTGTGCGGCGGTGCTCGGCCGGGGCACTATATGTCAAGGATGACGGCCGGGCTGCGGCCCGCCGGGAACTATGCGATCTTTGCGGGTATTGTGCCTCGGTCTGTCCGCAATTTGCCATAAAGGTGATTTAGCCGTGCGCCTGATGGGACTCGATATCGGTGACCGGAGGATCGGGGTGGCCTTGACCGATGAAGACGCGGTTCTGGCTTACCCCCTGGAAGTATTGGAGCGGACCTCGCCGGACAAGGATCTCGGCCGCATTGTCGAGATCATCGACCAGTACGGGGTGGAGCGGGTGGTGGCGGGGCTGCCGAAAACGCTCTCGGGGGAAGTCGGACCCCAGGGCGAGAAGGTGTTGTCTTTTCTGGACAAACTCCGGCTGCGGTCGGCGGTGCCCGTGGTCACCTGGGACGAACGGTTAACAACCGTGGAGGTGGAGAGACTACTGATCAGCGCCGACATGGGCCGCCGCCGGCGCCGCCGGGTGGTGGACAAACTTGCGGCGGCGCTGATCCTGAATTCTTATCTCCACTCCCGGAAATCGGGCGGGGACTCTTGACGTTCTTGGCCGCGGCCAAATAAAATACTCATAATTTGGTGAAGGAGTGAACAGAATTTGACCACGACATCGGAAGACGTCATTACCCTGATTGACGAAGAGGGTGAGGAACACGAATTCACCGTCCTGGACA of the Bacillota bacterium genome contains:
- the alaS gene encoding alanine--tRNA ligase; the protein is MNSNEIRRRFLEFFAARGHRVVPSASLIPGNDPTLLWTSAGMVPFKPYFTGVATPEFRRAVTCQKCLRTPDIEMVGKTARHHTFFEMLGNFSFGDYFKEHAIPWAWEFVTRDLGLEPEHLWISIYLDDDEAFNHWRGLGLPAERIVRLGRDTNFWEIGVGPCGPCSEIYYDRGPAHGCENDPCGPGCDCDRWLEIWNLVFIQYFRNEAHAYSPLESPGIDTGMGLERVASVLQGVDTNFDTDLFRGLIDYTAGVLGVRYGSGTAGDEALKVIADHARAVTFAVADGVLPSNEGRGYVIRRLLRRAVRKALLLGREEPFLEGVALKVIEQMAAAYPDLAAARDSVRKVVRFEEERFRQTLTQGNEIIGRLIAEARAENRPALEGAAAFQLYDTYGFPLELTREISAEQGLAVDEAGFEAALKAQQQKARSSRKETRYVEERETFFRNLRDQIGATRFVGYEQLEADAGVTALVRDGQRVPAAGSGELVSLVVDSTPCYAESGGQAGDHGLIEGENVRGRITDTFAPVEGLHVHEVAVEQGILEEGVRVRILVDGTRRRKICRNHTATHLLHRTLKAVLGAHVNQAGSMVAPERLRFDFTHLQPLSEAELAEVEHRINEIVLSNMKVESFQVSFDRARELGAVALFGEKYGDLVRVVEIAPDPLRTARTVMNLGGASPSTRPGPDPGPDPGLDLDDETAVAGRGAADERISLVVGRSAADERISLELCGGTHVRSTAEIGPVKITAESSVGAGLRRLEAVTGSEALTFLNSQIRQLHRIAQAVRAPVSEVAAHVERLLDEQKKLERENEQLQDRLQIYEVKELLDRAGTHEGVRILTTSVRARDMAELRSMLDLLRERLGSAVIVLGSAVNGKVSLVASVSRDLVSRGLHAGAIIKEAAAVAGGGGGGRPEMAQAGGKHPEKLAEALEKARQMVLRRVDDGSAQVDPASLGPDHGDPSDPS
- a CDS encoding IreB family regulatory phosphoprotein, whose translation is MTHPEFPDRTVRFERKAEEINAAYEILLVVHQALKDKGYNPINQIVGYLLSGDPSYITSHRNARNLIRRLERDELLEELVKSYLARQSPVGE
- a CDS encoding aldo/keto reductase translates to MEYRQLGRTGLKVSRLCFGSLTLSPLQAGLPVPEAARVMRRAFDRGVNFIDTAELYQNYDQIRSAIEGLGDGVLVATKSYAHRRDQMEKSLVLALRALKRDHIDVFLLHEQESALTLRGHREALEYLAQARQKGLVRAVGISTHHVAGVEAATADPNVQVIHPVINRLGIGIRDGDTGAMLRAIRTAAQNGKGLYGMKVLGGGHLLADAEAALKFAIGIRDLDSVAVGMQTTLEVECNVRLFSGQVVPDGLRRIVGRRPRRLLVEHWCLACGECVRRCSAGALYVKDDGRAAARRELCDLCGYCASVCPQFAIKVI
- the ruvX gene encoding Holliday junction resolvase RuvX translates to MRLMGLDIGDRRIGVALTDEDAVLAYPLEVLERTSPDKDLGRIVEIIDQYGVERVVAGLPKTLSGEVGPQGEKVLSFLDKLRLRSAVPVVTWDERLTTVEVERLLISADMGRRRRRRVVDKLAAALILNSYLHSRKSGGDS